The nucleotide window TAAAAAGCCTATGATCTTTTGATGAATAAAAAAAAGCCCTCCTATCCCTTGATAAAAGGACGGAAGAGCTTGTCTTTCGCGGTACCACCTTCTTTGGCACTTATCATACAAGTGCCCGACTTCATGTTCCGGAAACGGCGGAAGCCGGTCAGGTTTTCCTGACAGTTCAAGGGATAGGTTCAATAGCTTTGCAGGCTGTAAGATCTTTCAGCCGGTGAATCCTACTCTCTATTGCCTGATTTCTATTTACTGGTTCCCTGTCATTACTGTTGACGATTATATTTAAATTTTCAGTTTATTAGACATTATGTATGACACAGGATTTTATGTCAATAAAAACTTTCTCGTCAATCAATCAACCTGCAAAAATTACTGATCCTTATTACCAGTAAAAATTCCCCCTCAAGTTACATTCCTTCTGTACAGAAAAACTGAACAACTTAAAGGGGACAAATCCAATTTTTTTAGTTAAAGCTGTTTAAGTATTGATTTTGCTGTTGCTTCTTGAAAATTTTGAATTCATTGTGAGAACTACAAATTTTAGGATACTGGCCTTATTTAAACAGCTTTGGGGGAAAATTGAACATTTTTGAATAGTTCAGGGAAGTCATTTGCAACCATCTTTCGAATTTCAATGATATCCACCACTTGAATCGGATATGCTTTGATTTTCATTAGAGAAGAAAACGAACTGCCTTTAAAAATAGTAATATATTTTTGTATAGTGCAGCCCTTTTCTAATAAGCAATCATCTTTAATCTCATAGTCTCTAAGTTCAATTTTCTCGTATAAGACATGATAGTTTTCGATAAATTCGCAACGAAGCATTTCCTTTGTGTCAAGCACTTCATAAATTCTCAACTTAATCACTCTCTCATTCAACATAATTTAAATTCCGTCAAAATACCGCCGATTGATCTGGAATGCCTTCGTCACTGATAAATCCAACTTGCAAAACTGAACACTAGTCTGTTTAGGAAACAATCTCTACAGAAATAAAGTGATTTATTGCTGGGTATTGACCAACTGATTGGATAAAACCTCTTTGCGCGCTACACCTGTTTCCCAGGCAGCCTTCGCCACCGCTTCTCTTACTGCAGGAACGACTCTGCTGTCTAATGGCGCTGGTATCACATAATCCTCTTCTAGCTCCTCACTCTGAATTAAACCTGCAATTGCTTTAACAGCTGCAGCCTTCATCTCGTCATTTATATCGGTAGCCAAAACATCCAAAGCTCCTCTGAAAATACCAGGGAACGCAAGGACATTATTTACCTGGTTAGGCAAATCAGAACGACCTGTTCCAACTACCCTCGCTCCGGCAGCCTTTGCTTCTTCAGGCATAATCTCAGGCACCGGGTTGGCCATGGCAAAAATGATTGCCTCGCCAGCCATTGTTTCTACCATTTCCTTAGTCATGGCACCGGCGGAGGAAACTCCAATGAAAACATCGGCATTAACAATCACATCTGCCAGCTGTCCTTTAAGTTTGCGGTGGTTGGTAATCCTTGAGATGGATTCTTTCAGCGGATTCATGCCTTCCTGTCTGCCTTCATAGATTGCGCCCCTTGTATCACACATAATAATATCGTTTACACCCATTGTGATTAAAAGCTTTACGATGGCAATCCCTGCAGCACCTGCTCCATTGATAACTACTTTTATTTCATCGATTTTTTTATCTACAAGCTTCAAAGAGTTAATCAACCCCGCTGCTGTTACGATTGCGGTTCCATGCTGATCATCATGGAATACCGGGATATTCATTTCTTTTTTCAGCCGTTCCTCGATGTAAAAACAATTGGGTGATGCGATATCCTCCAAATTGATTCCTCCAAAGGCTGGCTGCAGCAGCTTTACTGTTTTAATGATTTCTTCAGGGTCTTTCGTATCCAGGCAAATAGGAACGGCATCAATCCCTGCGAACGACTTGAATAGGGCAGACTTCCCTTCCATTACTGGCATTGCCGCCTCGGGGCCAATATCGCCTAAACCCAAGACCGATGTTCCGTCAGAAACAACTGCGATTAAATTGCCTTTGATGGTATAATCATAGACTTTTTCTGGTTGATCATAGATCTGCTTGCACGGTTCAGCCACCC belongs to Mesobacillus sp. AQ2 and includes:
- a CDS encoding malic enzyme-like NAD(P)-binding protein, which gives rise to MSNLQKEALFIHEKFKGKLSVEVKMPLNSMKDLSLAYSPGVAEPCKQIYDQPEKVYDYTIKGNLIAVVSDGTSVLGLGDIGPEAAMPVMEGKSALFKSFAGIDAVPICLDTKDPEEIIKTVKLLQPAFGGINLEDIASPNCFYIEERLKKEMNIPVFHDDQHGTAIVTAAGLINSLKLVDKKIDEIKVVINGAGAAGIAIVKLLITMGVNDIIMCDTRGAIYEGRQEGMNPLKESISRITNHRKLKGQLADVIVNADVFIGVSSAGAMTKEMVETMAGEAIIFAMANPVPEIMPEEAKAAGARVVGTGRSDLPNQVNNVLAFPGIFRGALDVLATDINDEMKAAAVKAIAGLIQSEELEEDYVIPAPLDSRVVPAVREAVAKAAWETGVARKEVLSNQLVNTQQ